One part of the Archangium lipolyticum genome encodes these proteins:
- a CDS encoding DUF2270 domain-containing protein, with amino-acid sequence MANEGNERDKNEYEAVPLSDAAMAQLFRGELTRSDTWRSRLDNTTNWAMTTTAAVVSFGFSSAASHVVFLVGIWMVVSFLSIEARRYRYYDLWMRRVRLLEEGYWIPMLRREPVDPDSLRELVTLMERPQIQLSVFSSISTRLNRAYGPILLVLTLAWFVKVYSHPQAPLNFGEFVSRARIGPIHGGFVMMFFFVLVLLFAYLFVASFFTRAPLGELRSRPRGRRATLWESFYRPYATLSPRRRNRRKAPPAPQPPSEPPPIQTPPMH; translated from the coding sequence ATGGCCAACGAGGGTAACGAGCGCGACAAGAACGAGTACGAGGCCGTACCGCTCTCGGACGCGGCCATGGCCCAGCTGTTCCGGGGCGAGCTCACCCGCTCGGACACCTGGCGCTCGCGCCTGGACAACACCACCAACTGGGCCATGACCACCACCGCGGCCGTCGTCTCCTTCGGCTTCTCCTCGGCCGCGTCCCATGTCGTCTTCCTGGTGGGCATCTGGATGGTGGTGTCGTTCCTGTCCATCGAGGCGCGCCGCTACCGCTATTACGACTTGTGGATGAGGCGGGTGCGCCTGTTGGAGGAGGGCTACTGGATTCCCATGCTGCGCCGCGAGCCGGTGGACCCGGACTCCCTGCGCGAGCTGGTCACACTGATGGAGCGGCCGCAGATCCAGCTCTCGGTCTTCTCCTCCATCTCCACCCGGCTCAACCGGGCCTACGGGCCCATCCTGCTGGTGCTGACCCTGGCCTGGTTCGTCAAGGTGTACAGCCACCCGCAGGCGCCCCTGAACTTCGGCGAGTTCGTGAGCCGGGCACGCATCGGCCCCATCCATGGCGGCTTCGTCATGATGTTCTTCTTCGTGCTGGTGCTGCTCTTCGCCTACCTCTTCGTGGCCTCCTTCTTCACCCGGGCGCCCCTGGGAGAGCTGCGCAGCCGGCCGCGGGGGCGCCGCGCCACCCTGTGGGAGTCCTTCTACCGGCCCTACGCCACGCTCAGCCCCCGCCGCCGCAACCGCCGCAAGGCGCCTCCCGCCCCCCAACCCCCCTCGGAGCCGCCTCCCATCCAGACTCCACCCATGCATTAG
- a CDS encoding translation initiation factor: MGKRDKKPETPAPAAPFHNPFAALGVKREELPPGPAPALVKAEEPKGPARAVVRMERKGRGGKEVTVVEQLGLREAELEKWLKALKGSLGCGGAVEGEALVLQGDQRERLPALLEARGVRRVTVG, translated from the coding sequence ATGGGCAAGCGTGACAAGAAGCCCGAGACGCCCGCCCCGGCGGCGCCCTTCCACAACCCCTTCGCGGCGCTCGGAGTGAAGCGCGAGGAGCTGCCCCCCGGGCCGGCTCCCGCGCTGGTGAAGGCCGAGGAGCCCAAGGGCCCGGCGCGCGCCGTGGTGCGCATGGAGCGCAAGGGCCGCGGCGGCAAGGAAGTGACGGTGGTGGAGCAGCTCGGGCTGCGGGAAGCGGAGCTGGAGAAGTGGCTCAAGGCCCTCAAGGGCTCCCTGGGTTGTGGGGGCGCCGTGGAGGGCGAGGCCCTGGTGCTGCAAGGCGACCAGCGCGAGCGTCTGCCCGCGCTCCTGGAGGCCCGCGGCGTGCGCCGCGTCACCGTGGGCTGA
- a CDS encoding TonB-dependent receptor domain-containing protein gives MSRHLPVPPHATKRPLSGGSGLLALLLAVLASPAGAQPVETGTLITKEQEVRALDGGLVVETPDAGMTTLTPPSLLTDAPAQYPAGDWKGPRTVTLELLLTEQGTVERAEVTQGAEEAFNDAAVRAATGLRFTPATLDGTPVSVRLPFTYRFEPPAEPASRTVLTGQVRSKGTRKLLGDAAVTVNGTTVTTDAEGHFELALKPGAHEVYVSAPGYKPADFREELKEDQRLEVRYGLEPLVVNPYETVVRGDRERTEVSRITLHDQELREVPGTQGDPFRVVMLMPGVGSVASGLSYPVVRGSQPAATGYSIDGVRVPMLYHLLLGPAVVHPEFIDSIDFQAGAPPVRYGRNLGGAVDGRLSRPREKGLHATAYADLLNAGGFVEVPIEETGTSVTVSGRLSYSALLVSLAANALSATSGEEVSSGYRADFWDYQARVEQKVGEGRLRLLVFGSSDLLGMKAENKNDYAGDLGMRFHRVDLRGQHPLLGGEAELGLTWGMDQLGVTARRGPAKVGEFGMAEQSFRARAGWSKGLTDTLSLSLGADVEHRRGGFTLTGIAIPPGTRGDDPTDALRQPSTLATFSGLYGELGWKPGARWSVVTGLRGDSWHLVPGITYYTLEPRLAVRHAMTERLTLKAGAGLYHQPPTVLVQLPVMDAAGLRYGLQNGMQFDVGAEWKALEGLELSADAWYNPLPRTVEFSFEQLLENRRRRNAPAPDPASHGYAYGLELMARHPLGDNWFGWVSYGFQQSKRWARFDRYDDKDQVVGQGEGYLPFAFEQVHVFNAALSYRFPGNLTVGAVVHFNTGRPESGELSSRNMHTVRDENGVEHWVRTDRDRAGRLPPYFRVDARISKTWTLDAVVVDAYLDVLNLSLQREVLAYDYTYTTEDWPGTGVFADRKPMDVPPVVLPLLGVKVSY, from the coding sequence ATGAGCCGTCACCTGCCCGTCCCCCCTCATGCCACGAAGAGACCCCTCTCCGGAGGGAGCGGCCTGCTCGCGCTCCTGCTCGCGGTCCTGGCCTCGCCGGCCGGAGCCCAACCCGTGGAGACGGGAACGCTCATCACCAAGGAGCAAGAGGTCCGCGCCCTCGATGGAGGGCTGGTGGTCGAGACGCCCGATGCGGGGATGACGACCCTCACCCCGCCCTCGCTGCTCACGGACGCGCCGGCACAGTACCCGGCGGGGGACTGGAAGGGGCCGCGCACGGTGACGCTGGAGCTGCTGCTCACCGAGCAGGGCACGGTCGAGCGGGCCGAGGTGACACAAGGAGCGGAGGAGGCCTTCAACGACGCGGCGGTGCGCGCGGCCACGGGACTGCGCTTCACCCCGGCCACGCTGGACGGCACCCCGGTCTCGGTGCGTCTCCCCTTCACCTACCGCTTCGAGCCGCCGGCCGAGCCCGCGAGCCGCACGGTGCTCACGGGCCAGGTCCGCTCCAAGGGAACGCGGAAGCTCCTGGGCGACGCGGCGGTGACGGTGAATGGCACGACGGTGACCACGGACGCCGAGGGCCACTTCGAGCTCGCGCTGAAGCCCGGCGCCCATGAGGTGTACGTCTCCGCACCCGGCTACAAACCGGCGGACTTCCGCGAGGAGCTGAAGGAGGACCAACGCCTGGAGGTGCGCTACGGGCTGGAGCCGCTGGTGGTGAACCCCTACGAGACGGTGGTGCGAGGGGACCGCGAGCGCACGGAGGTCTCGCGCATCACGCTGCACGACCAGGAGCTGCGGGAGGTGCCGGGCACGCAGGGGGACCCCTTCCGGGTGGTGATGCTGATGCCGGGAGTGGGGAGCGTGGCGTCGGGGCTCTCGTACCCGGTGGTGCGAGGCAGCCAGCCGGCGGCGACGGGCTACTCCATCGATGGGGTGCGCGTGCCGATGCTGTACCACCTGCTGCTGGGCCCCGCGGTGGTGCACCCGGAGTTCATCGACTCCATCGACTTCCAGGCGGGAGCACCGCCGGTGCGCTACGGGCGGAACCTGGGAGGCGCGGTGGATGGGCGGCTCAGCCGGCCGCGCGAGAAGGGGCTGCACGCCACGGCGTACGCGGACCTGCTCAACGCGGGTGGCTTCGTGGAGGTGCCCATCGAGGAGACGGGCACGAGCGTGACGGTGTCGGGTCGGCTCAGCTACTCGGCGCTGCTGGTGTCGCTGGCGGCCAACGCCCTCTCGGCCACGAGCGGCGAGGAGGTGAGCTCCGGCTACCGCGCGGACTTCTGGGACTACCAGGCGCGGGTGGAGCAGAAGGTGGGCGAGGGACGGCTGCGGCTGCTCGTCTTCGGCAGCTCGGACCTGCTGGGCATGAAGGCCGAGAACAAGAACGACTACGCCGGAGACCTCGGCATGCGCTTCCACCGGGTGGACCTGCGCGGACAGCACCCGCTGCTGGGAGGAGAGGCGGAGCTGGGCCTCACCTGGGGCATGGACCAGCTGGGAGTGACGGCCCGGCGCGGGCCGGCGAAGGTCGGCGAGTTCGGCATGGCCGAGCAGAGCTTCCGTGCACGCGCCGGCTGGAGCAAGGGACTCACGGACACGCTGTCGCTGTCGCTGGGCGCGGACGTGGAGCACCGCCGCGGCGGGTTCACCCTCACCGGCATCGCGATTCCTCCGGGCACCCGGGGCGATGACCCGACGGACGCGCTGCGCCAGCCCTCGACGCTGGCCACGTTCTCGGGCCTGTACGGCGAGCTGGGCTGGAAGCCGGGTGCCCGGTGGTCGGTGGTCACGGGCCTGCGCGGGGACTCGTGGCACCTGGTGCCCGGCATCACCTACTACACGCTGGAGCCGAGGCTGGCGGTGCGCCACGCGATGACCGAGCGCCTCACGTTGAAGGCCGGCGCGGGGCTCTACCACCAGCCGCCCACGGTGCTCGTCCAGCTGCCGGTCATGGACGCGGCGGGCCTGCGCTACGGCCTGCAGAACGGAATGCAGTTCGACGTGGGCGCGGAGTGGAAGGCCCTGGAGGGACTCGAGCTGTCCGCGGACGCCTGGTACAACCCGCTGCCGCGCACGGTGGAGTTCAGCTTCGAGCAGCTGCTGGAGAACCGGCGGCGCCGCAACGCGCCCGCGCCGGATCCGGCCTCGCACGGGTACGCGTACGGGTTGGAGCTGATGGCGCGCCACCCGCTCGGAGACAACTGGTTCGGCTGGGTGTCCTACGGCTTCCAGCAGAGCAAACGCTGGGCGCGCTTCGACCGCTACGACGACAAGGACCAGGTGGTGGGCCAGGGCGAGGGCTACCTGCCCTTCGCCTTCGAGCAGGTGCACGTCTTCAACGCCGCGTTGAGCTACCGCTTCCCCGGCAACCTCACGGTGGGCGCGGTGGTGCACTTCAACACCGGCCGGCCCGAGAGCGGGGAGCTCAGCTCGCGCAACATGCACACGGTGCGGGACGAGAATGGCGTCGAGCATTGGGTGCGCACCGACCGCGACCGGGCCGGGCGCCTGCCGCCCTACTTCCGCGTGGACGCGCGCATCTCCAAGACGTGGACGCTGGACGCGGTGGTGGTGGACGCCTACCTCGACGTGCTCAACCTCTCCCTGCAGCGGGAGGTGCTCGCGTACGACTACACGTACACGACCGAGGATTGGCCGGGCACCGGCGTGTTCGCCGACCGCAAGCCCATGGACGTGCCGCCGGTGGTGCTGCCACTGCTCGGCGTGAAGGTGAGCTACTGA
- a CDS encoding vitamin K epoxide reductase/DsbA family protein, with protein MSKKANPPPPVPVRGAQVLLGLALAESALAIFQWMELLTLRAGGTTVCGISERVNCETVWNSPFASAVHELLRIPVAGLGLVWGLVAVALSALYLVWQRNGYTVRPATNGLRLVAAAGVGASLVFGVASASAGVLCPTCLGTYVLTIAFALVAWKALPGPVLPQAGEWGRALKWTVGFAVASYVALLVPGMQTPKASAAAQALAHSPTTDAPGSLEAYLRGLSQPEQQAVSNALALYRQSTPKPAPAPARRLYGSVNAPVKMVEWTDSRCPHCKNLVEFLALMKKRLPEGKLSLEARQFPLDSECNTTMARQHTDGSGIRCTAAKAQICLEEAPDYWELREKLFAAQQSLTSSDAVLSILSSGSVSREQLQACITKPETTQKLQEDLTYAKQHGIRGTPLVVINGREVRAIPSLIYALVMADGDANNPAFQVLPQTQPLQARDQH; from the coding sequence ATGAGCAAGAAGGCCAATCCGCCCCCTCCCGTCCCGGTCCGCGGCGCCCAGGTGCTGCTCGGCCTGGCCCTCGCCGAGAGCGCGCTCGCCATCTTCCAGTGGATGGAGCTCCTCACCCTGCGCGCCGGTGGCACCACCGTGTGCGGCATCTCCGAGCGCGTCAACTGCGAGACGGTGTGGAACTCCCCCTTCGCCAGCGCGGTGCACGAGCTGCTGCGCATCCCCGTGGCCGGGCTCGGCCTGGTGTGGGGCCTCGTCGCGGTGGCGCTCTCCGCCCTCTACCTGGTGTGGCAGCGCAACGGGTACACCGTGCGGCCCGCCACCAATGGTCTGCGCCTGGTGGCCGCCGCCGGCGTGGGCGCCAGCCTCGTCTTCGGCGTCGCGAGCGCGAGCGCCGGCGTGCTGTGCCCCACGTGTCTGGGCACCTATGTCCTCACGATCGCCTTCGCCCTGGTGGCCTGGAAGGCCCTGCCCGGCCCCGTCCTGCCCCAGGCGGGTGAGTGGGGCCGCGCCCTCAAGTGGACGGTCGGCTTCGCCGTGGCCTCATACGTGGCGCTGCTCGTGCCCGGTATGCAGACGCCCAAGGCCTCCGCCGCCGCCCAGGCCCTCGCCCACTCGCCCACCACGGATGCCCCTGGCTCGCTGGAGGCCTACCTGCGTGGCCTGTCGCAGCCCGAGCAGCAGGCCGTCTCCAACGCGCTGGCGCTCTACCGCCAGTCCACACCGAAGCCGGCTCCCGCCCCCGCGCGCCGCCTCTACGGCTCGGTGAACGCGCCGGTGAAGATGGTGGAGTGGACGGACAGCCGCTGCCCCCACTGCAAGAACCTGGTGGAGTTCCTCGCCCTCATGAAGAAGCGTCTCCCCGAGGGCAAGCTGTCCCTGGAGGCCCGCCAGTTCCCGCTCGACAGCGAGTGCAACACGACCATGGCCCGGCAGCACACCGATGGTTCCGGCATCCGCTGCACGGCGGCCAAGGCGCAGATCTGCCTCGAGGAGGCCCCCGACTACTGGGAGCTGCGCGAGAAGCTCTTCGCCGCCCAGCAGTCGCTCACCAGCTCCGACGCGGTGCTGAGCATCCTCTCCTCCGGCTCCGTCTCGCGCGAGCAGCTCCAGGCGTGCATCACGAAGCCGGAGACGACCCAGAAGCTGCAGGAGGATCTCACGTACGCCAAGCAGCACGGGATTCGCGGCACGCCGCTGGTGGTCATCAACGGCCGCGAGGTGCGGGCCATCCCGTCCCTGATCTACGCGCTCGTCATGGCGGACGGGGACGCGAACAACCCCGCCTTCCAGGTGCTGCCGCAGACGCAGCCCCTGCAGGCGCGCGATCAGCACTGA
- a CDS encoding isocitrate dehydrogenase (NAD(+)) — MANTRTVTVINGDGIGPEVMAATIRVLEALKAPLEFEYKDAGAEVIAKYGTNLPHETVEAVLRSGVALKGPTGTVVGGGMASANVGLRKRLDLYSSLRPVKSVPGVKTRYENVDLVVVRENTESLYAGLEHIIVPGVVESLKIITEKASTRIARFAFEYAKKNGRKKVTSVHKANIMKLSDGLFLDCTRKVGREYPEIQYEEVIIDNMCMQLVKDPTRYDVLVMENLYGDIVSDLCAGLVGGLGLVPGANIGERTAMFEAVHGTAPDIAGKGLANPTALMMSAVMMLDWMELRDEARKFENALAKVHGEGKVRTGDLSGSATTREFTDAVIAAL, encoded by the coding sequence ATGGCGAATACGCGTACGGTCACGGTCATCAATGGCGATGGAATCGGCCCCGAAGTGATGGCGGCCACCATCCGCGTCCTCGAAGCGCTCAAGGCCCCGCTCGAGTTCGAGTACAAGGACGCGGGTGCCGAGGTCATCGCCAAGTACGGCACCAACCTGCCCCACGAGACGGTGGAGGCGGTGCTGCGCAGCGGCGTGGCGCTCAAGGGCCCCACGGGCACGGTGGTGGGCGGCGGCATGGCCTCGGCCAACGTGGGCCTGCGCAAGCGGTTGGATCTGTACTCCTCGCTGCGCCCGGTCAAGAGCGTGCCCGGCGTGAAGACGCGCTACGAGAACGTGGACCTGGTGGTGGTGCGCGAGAACACCGAGTCGCTCTACGCGGGCCTGGAGCACATCATCGTGCCGGGCGTGGTGGAGTCGCTGAAGATCATCACCGAGAAGGCCTCCACGCGCATTGCCCGCTTCGCCTTCGAGTACGCCAAGAAGAACGGGCGCAAGAAGGTGACGAGCGTCCACAAGGCCAACATCATGAAGCTGTCGGATGGCCTCTTCCTCGACTGCACCCGCAAGGTGGGCCGGGAGTACCCGGAGATCCAGTACGAGGAGGTCATCATCGACAACATGTGCATGCAGCTGGTGAAGGATCCGACGCGCTACGACGTACTGGTGATGGAGAACCTGTACGGCGACATCGTGAGCGACCTGTGCGCGGGTCTGGTGGGCGGCCTGGGCCTGGTGCCGGGCGCCAACATCGGCGAGCGCACGGCGATGTTCGAGGCGGTGCACGGCACGGCGCCGGACATCGCGGGCAAGGGCCTGGCCAACCCGACGGCACTGATGATGTCGGCGGTGATGATGTTGGACTGGATGGAGCTGAGGGACGAGGCGCGCAAGTTCGAGAACGCGCTGGCCAAGGTGCACGGCGAGGGCAAGGTGCGCACCGGCGACCTGAGCGGCAGCGCCACCACCCGCGAGTTCACCGACGCGGTCATCGCGGCGCTGTAG
- a CDS encoding response regulator, which translates to MAIPFLQDTPPPVDPVAALLQLLEEEEERVVRLWSKRIRAETYELDIPGRNLRAPLRRLVDELVRLLRDRGRDALVLWPEVVRPHGARRYDQRFEVEDLAREFKALEEVLLYVYARRNGQLEPEVATFIVELVGEAHASAQASFARVLRTEEVRFREAAVMESVLHHVEVGILLAEVDGTVSFATPPVSRLLGVPMRAVVGSRSQSPLTAVLTQVNARQPSGTPFKVADMPFMRAMKERGPVRGVMMVVERPGGGEATLEMSATPVWEEGGELAGVLQTFTDRTEAATKTKALMSAHDEVRRLQGRLLQRTRTQALGQLASGAAHALNNFLNVLRLRITLLRRDSKPEHLDALDKTVGQIGELVARLQEFNVQRTEEQLVDVQVDATVHEALELARAELEQGEHPVSVELRLEEPCAVRADQGFFRELVVNLLLAAKERLGDEGGRVVVETRTESDGWVMLRVENSGALYEEEEMTRMFDPLNREAGAPQLSLLLAVARNQVQRWGGELTVENLPEGDGAAFVVRLPLASSTKEEAERTAVSRTSVVSPRRFQQTRRVLVVDDDPDNARMMAEVLSEEGYDVKVAHSGDVALKLWEERRYDAALLDAVMPDISGWEVARELRKRSPHALLAIVTGMDVRGQNRSNLALVDAVFRKPIDVGALDEFLGQSESPSATGGAGSAPPSA; encoded by the coding sequence ATGGCCATCCCCTTCCTCCAAGACACCCCGCCTCCCGTGGATCCGGTGGCCGCCCTGCTTCAGCTCCTGGAAGAGGAGGAGGAGCGCGTGGTGCGCCTGTGGTCCAAGCGCATCCGAGCGGAGACGTATGAACTGGACATCCCCGGCCGCAACCTGCGTGCCCCGCTGCGCCGGCTCGTCGACGAGCTCGTCCGTCTGCTCAGGGACCGGGGGAGGGACGCGCTGGTCCTCTGGCCGGAGGTGGTGCGTCCCCATGGGGCGCGCCGGTATGACCAGCGCTTCGAGGTGGAGGACCTGGCGCGCGAGTTCAAGGCGCTGGAGGAGGTGCTCCTCTACGTCTACGCGCGGCGCAACGGCCAGCTGGAGCCGGAGGTGGCCACGTTCATCGTGGAACTGGTGGGCGAGGCGCATGCCTCGGCGCAGGCCTCCTTCGCGCGGGTGCTGAGGACGGAGGAGGTGCGCTTCCGCGAGGCGGCGGTGATGGAGTCGGTGCTGCACCACGTGGAGGTGGGCATCCTCCTGGCCGAGGTGGATGGCACGGTGTCCTTCGCCACCCCGCCGGTGAGCCGGCTGCTCGGCGTGCCCATGCGGGCCGTGGTGGGCTCGCGCTCGCAGTCGCCGCTGACGGCGGTGCTCACCCAGGTGAACGCGCGTCAGCCCAGCGGCACACCCTTCAAGGTGGCCGACATGCCCTTCATGCGGGCCATGAAGGAGCGCGGGCCGGTGCGCGGGGTGATGATGGTGGTGGAGCGGCCCGGCGGGGGCGAGGCCACCCTGGAGATGAGCGCCACGCCCGTCTGGGAGGAGGGCGGCGAGCTGGCCGGTGTCCTGCAGACCTTCACCGACCGCACCGAGGCCGCCACCAAGACGAAGGCGCTGATGAGCGCCCATGACGAGGTGCGGCGGCTGCAGGGGCGGCTGCTGCAACGCACGCGAACGCAGGCGCTGGGGCAGCTCGCCAGTGGCGCGGCGCACGCGCTCAACAACTTCCTCAACGTGCTGCGGCTGCGCATCACCCTGCTGCGGCGCGACTCCAAGCCCGAGCACCTGGACGCGCTGGACAAGACGGTGGGGCAGATCGGCGAGCTGGTGGCGCGGCTGCAGGAGTTCAACGTGCAGCGCACCGAGGAGCAGCTCGTGGACGTCCAGGTGGACGCGACGGTGCACGAGGCGCTGGAGCTGGCGCGGGCGGAGCTGGAGCAGGGCGAGCACCCGGTGTCGGTGGAGCTGCGCCTGGAAGAGCCGTGCGCGGTGCGGGCGGACCAGGGCTTCTTCCGCGAGCTGGTGGTGAACCTGTTGCTGGCCGCCAAGGAGCGGTTGGGCGACGAGGGTGGGCGCGTCGTGGTGGAGACGCGAACGGAGTCGGACGGGTGGGTGATGCTGCGCGTGGAGAACTCCGGCGCCCTGTACGAGGAAGAGGAGATGACGCGCATGTTCGACCCGCTCAACCGCGAGGCGGGCGCTCCTCAGCTCTCGCTGCTGCTGGCGGTGGCGCGCAACCAGGTGCAGCGCTGGGGCGGCGAGCTGACGGTGGAGAACCTGCCGGAAGGAGACGGCGCGGCCTTCGTGGTGCGGCTGCCGCTGGCGAGCTCCACGAAGGAGGAGGCGGAGCGGACGGCGGTGAGCCGGACCTCGGTGGTGAGCCCGCGGCGCTTCCAGCAGACGCGCCGGGTGCTGGTGGTGGACGATGATCCGGACAACGCGCGGATGATGGCGGAGGTGCTCAGCGAGGAGGGCTACGACGTGAAGGTGGCCCACAGCGGGGACGTGGCGTTGAAGCTGTGGGAGGAGCGCCGCTACGACGCCGCCCTGCTGGACGCGGTGATGCCGGACATCTCGGGGTGGGAGGTGGCGCGCGAGCTGCGCAAGCGCTCCCCGCACGCGCTGCTGGCCATCGTGACGGGCATGGATGTGCGCGGGCAGAACCGCTCCAACCTCGCGCTGGTGGACGCCGTCTTCCGCAAGCCCATCGACGTGGGCGCGCTGGACGAGTTCCTCGGCCAGTCGGAGTCACCCTCGGCCACCGGCGGAGCCGGGTCGGCACCCCCTTCCGCGTGA
- a CDS encoding DUF2378 family protein: protein MGKESAWWSMSMAPPGSDEDLERRLAMASPSDTARGMFLRATLDAVRTLGDEEAVRRCQRLSGEENLVDFFIYPVSVNLRMVFTAARMLEGRYGSFDEALRQLGSRAAESFLASAAGLTLQLLAGGDVKRLVGNLPSAYRASVSFGVRSVVWTGPRRGRFTMRHEFMPYPFQEGMLLGVLRKVNARGARVRGSQLSTLESDYDVSWEA from the coding sequence ATGGGCAAGGAGAGCGCCTGGTGGTCGATGTCGATGGCTCCACCCGGCTCGGATGAGGACCTGGAGCGGCGGCTGGCGATGGCCTCCCCGTCGGACACGGCGCGAGGCATGTTCCTCCGGGCCACGCTGGACGCGGTGCGCACCCTCGGGGACGAGGAGGCGGTGCGGCGCTGCCAGCGGCTGAGCGGGGAGGAGAACCTCGTGGACTTCTTCATCTACCCCGTCAGCGTGAACCTCCGGATGGTGTTCACCGCGGCGCGGATGCTGGAGGGCCGCTATGGGAGCTTCGACGAGGCGCTGCGGCAGCTGGGTTCCCGGGCGGCGGAGAGCTTCCTGGCGTCCGCGGCGGGCCTGACGCTCCAGCTGCTGGCCGGGGGAGACGTGAAGCGGCTGGTGGGCAATCTTCCCTCGGCCTACCGGGCCTCGGTGAGCTTCGGGGTGCGCTCGGTGGTGTGGACGGGGCCCAGGCGTGGCCGGTTCACCATGCGGCACGAGTTCATGCCCTATCCCTTTCAAGAAGGGATGTTGCTGGGCGTGCTGCGCAAGGTGAATGCCCGGGGCGCGCGGGTGCGCGGGTCCCAGCTCTCCACGCTCGAGAGCGACTACGACGTCTCCTGGGAGGCGTGA
- a CDS encoding cupin domain-containing protein, whose product MDVRYLSDFQGFSAEKLQKHNLFKSERFFLDVYCLTPGQTQKPHRHATSDKVYLVLEGRCRFRIGAEEASHGPGAAISAPAGVEHGVTNDGPDNARLLVLMTPPPEHA is encoded by the coding sequence ATGGATGTCAGATACCTGTCGGACTTCCAGGGCTTCTCGGCCGAGAAGCTCCAGAAGCACAACCTCTTCAAGTCCGAGCGCTTCTTCCTGGACGTGTACTGCCTCACGCCCGGCCAGACCCAGAAGCCCCACCGGCACGCCACGTCGGACAAGGTGTACCTCGTCCTCGAGGGGCGCTGCCGCTTCCGCATCGGCGCCGAGGAAGCCTCCCATGGCCCCGGCGCCGCCATTTCCGCCCCCGCGGGCGTCGAGCACGGCGTCACCAATGACGGCCCCGACAACGCCCGCCTCCTCGTCCTGATGACCCCCCCTCCGGAGCATGCATGA
- the ygfZ gene encoding CAF17-like 4Fe-4S cluster assembly/insertion protein YgfZ yields MEPLSLHFLHEQAGARFQDVNGREVVGDYGDGGAEYRAAREAVALHDATYREALRITGEDRASFLHGMVTQEVKGLASGAATYAAMITVKGAMVADARIVRRETDLLLDLEPGMGAKVREFLEKYLISEDAELHDATGELGVLRLLGPRTADLLGAVQGSPFTPLPQDSTRAVTVAGQEVLAVGTTRVEPNGVDLLVPRSGLEAVWKALMAAGTAFGLKPLGWKALEVLRVEAGVPRFGQDMGETTIPLEANLTHAISYNKGCYIGQEVIARATFRGHMNRKLAGLLLGTNEAAPGTELKKDGKKVGWVTTVAHSPGKGLTVALGYVHRDHLEPGTVLTVGEGPTEATVANLPLP; encoded by the coding sequence ATGGAACCGCTGTCTCTGCATTTTCTTCACGAGCAGGCAGGCGCCCGCTTCCAGGACGTCAACGGTCGGGAGGTCGTGGGCGACTATGGAGATGGGGGGGCCGAGTACCGGGCGGCCCGGGAAGCGGTGGCGCTCCATGATGCCACCTACCGGGAAGCGCTGCGGATAACCGGCGAGGACCGCGCGAGCTTCCTGCATGGGATGGTGACCCAGGAAGTGAAGGGCCTGGCCTCCGGGGCGGCTACCTACGCGGCGATGATCACCGTGAAGGGGGCCATGGTCGCGGACGCCCGGATCGTAAGGCGCGAGACCGACCTGCTGCTGGACCTGGAGCCCGGGATGGGAGCCAAGGTCCGGGAGTTCCTGGAGAAGTACCTCATCTCCGAGGACGCGGAGCTGCACGACGCCACGGGCGAGCTGGGGGTGCTGCGGCTGCTGGGCCCTCGGACGGCCGACCTGCTGGGCGCCGTGCAGGGGAGCCCGTTCACGCCCCTGCCCCAGGATTCCACCCGTGCTGTCACCGTGGCGGGCCAGGAGGTGCTGGCCGTGGGAACCACCCGGGTGGAGCCGAACGGGGTGGACCTGCTGGTGCCGCGAAGTGGGCTGGAGGCGGTGTGGAAGGCGCTGATGGCGGCGGGGACGGCCTTCGGGCTGAAGCCGCTGGGCTGGAAGGCGCTGGAGGTGCTGCGGGTGGAGGCGGGGGTGCCGCGCTTCGGTCAGGACATGGGGGAGACCACCATCCCGCTGGAGGCGAACCTCACGCACGCCATCTCGTACAACAAGGGGTGCTACATCGGGCAGGAGGTGATTGCCCGGGCCACCTTCCGGGGGCACATGAACCGGAAGCTGGCGGGACTGCTGCTGGGAACCAACGAGGCGGCGCCGGGCACCGAGCTGAAGAAGGACGGCAAGAAGGTGGGATGGGTCACCACCGTGGCGCATTCACCGGGCAAGGGGCTGACGGTGGCACTGGGGTACGTGCACCGGGACCACCTGGAGCCGGGAACGGTGCTGACGGTGGGAGAGGGCCCGACCGAGGCCACGGTCGCCAACCTCCCGCTGCCCTGA